In the Pecten maximus chromosome 5, xPecMax1.1, whole genome shotgun sequence genome, AATtcttaaattaatttgtttaataaCTTATCTTTTACTGACGGATAATTTGGTATAATTTGCCGTGAGAAAGTATCCTTGACAACGGAAATGGTACAGATTTGCAGGGATGCTCTTCTCCcaaccacaggggcatgtctagttttatattacaaaaaatagtcagaacAGGGgaatgtctagttttatattacaaaaagtagtcagaaatacctatatatattgacgtcaatatatataggtatttctgactattttttgtaatataaaactagacatgcccctgtgtcCCAACTGTCCGATGCGTCCTGTCATTACAGAGGGAAAATCCCCTGAACTCGGACACATATGTGTATCTTATATTACCTAACATAGGCTTCTGTTTTTTGCAAACCTGTATACAGTTAAGTGTCCAGTGTATTTGAATAATAATCAGACAAAATTGGAGGCACCGTCACGGTGGTCTAGTGGAAGGACTCCGGGCTGCAATATCaaagggtcgctagttcgagtcaCGGCACAGCCACTGTGCTGTATCCAAGCATTGTATTTCTGTCGACTCAGTTATAAATGAGTACCTGGTAGGGCAGTGCAATAAAGGGCATGTGCATGCTGTTAGCACTGAAATCGCAGCTCTGATGGTATGCTCCCAAGGGAGAGTTGAAGACATTTGCTGAAGGCCCAGTAGCCAtcgatgataatttgtgaactGGTTTGAAACTGCTATGTTGCTAAGATATAGTGGTGTATAAAGCAGACTGGGATATTCATATTATAAACTACATTTGCAAACAAAAGGTtgaaaaattatacaaattgaTAAACTGTACCACTATTTATCACTCACCTGTACATGCTTGTACTGTGGTTGTTCATTGCATTAATACACTATGCAGTGtatgattttatcattttgtgtAAAAAGTAGAcctctttttaaatttttttgttcGCTTATAAGATTTATCATGTAAATAAGAAAATGCTATTTTGACTggttgttttttaaaagcacTTGATCACTTACCTCTACATCAATGTTTATCCTCCCAATGCATTTCACTATATTTTTGACGTGTTTAAAGCGACTACCTAATACGACTAAATTAATGCACTTAATTCAGATGCCGAAGAAGGCCTGTAATTTGGCTCCTCACTTAATTCAGATGCCGAAGAAATCATTATGTTTACCAACAGTTGGCAactatacaatgatataaccgGTATATCCTTACCCAATTAATTCACCCAAATTTGGTGAAgattttgattgaaatattttgggATTAATTACATCAAATCGACAGGCATTAAAGTAGGTTGTGGCTTCTTTACAATCTTCAAAGAGAAATGCATCAGCTTAATGATAAGTCAGATTccccttttgtttttttatcaggACATTTATTATAAAGAGTTACCATTTGATTGGAATCGAGTTACATATAAGACACCATTATTACTACAGTGTAATTTTGAACCCTCTTtccaaatgtaaattttaaaacaagatACTCTGTCAAACAGGCATTTTTGTGTACACCTTTGTGGCACTGTTGTTCAACCtttaaaaattatgaaaaattatgaaaaatgttGCATCAGAAAGCTTTTTATGCATACATGTAAAATGGATTGTTTTGGTATTTTAGGTCCAAAGACAATATTCTTCTGGGCTCCATCATTCAAATGGGTAAGTGTCAGTTCTCAGATCAAGTCTTCTTGGTAAGGTTGGGGGCCCTGTTTTCACGATTTTGGATAACTAGGGAACTATTCTTTAAAGATCCTGTACAAGTACAACAACAGAATTATCCCTTAGTGATCCCCTACCGGTGTAACCATGGGATTATCCCTGAGTTATCCCCTACCAGTGTAACCAGGGGATTATCTCATAAAGATCCCCAACCAGTGTAACCATGTGATTACCTCTAAGTGATCCCATACTGATGTAACCAGGGGATTACCTCTAAGTGATCCCCTACTGGTGTAACCATGTGATTATCCCTTAGTGATCCCCTACTGATGTAACCAGGGGATTATCCCTTAGTGGTCCCCTACCGGTGTAACCAGGGGATTATCTCATAAAGATCCCCAAACAGTGTAACCATGTGATTACCTCTAAGTGATCTCCTACCGATGTAACCAGGGGATTATCCCTTAGTGGTCCCCTACCGATGTAACCAGGGGATTATCCCTTTGTAATCCCTACCGATGTAACCAGGGGATTATCCCTTAGTAATCCCTACCAATGTAACCATGTGATTATCCCTAAGTGATTCCCTACCGATGTAACCATGTGATTATCCCTTAGTGGTCCCCTACCGATGTAACCAGTGGATTATCCCTTAGTGATCCCCTACCGATGTAACCAGGGGATTATCCCTTAGTAATCCCCTACCGATGTAACCAGGGGATTATCCCTTAGTGATCCCCTACCGATGTAACCAGGGGATTATCCCCAAGTGATTCCCTACCAATGTAACCAGGGGATTATCCCTTAGTGATCCCCTACTGATGTAACCAGGGGATTATCCCTTTGTAATCCCTTCCGATGTAACCAGGGGATTATCCCTTAGTAATCCCTACCAATGTAACCAGGGGGTTATCCCTAAGTGATTCCCTACCGATGTAACCAGGGGATTATCCCTAAGTGATTCCCTTCCGATGTAACCAGGGGATTATCCCTTAGTAATAGTGTAACCAGGGGATTATCCCTTAGTAATCCCTACCAATGTAACCAGGGGATTATCCCTAAGTGATTCCCTTCAGATGTAACCAGGGGATTGTCCCTTAGTGATCCCCTACCGATGTAACCAGGGGATTATCCCTTAGTGATCCCCTACCGATGTAACCAGGGGATTATCCCTTAGTGATCCCCTACCGATGTAACCAGGGGATTATCCCTTAGTGATCCCTTACTGATGTAACCAGGGGATTATCCCTTAGTAAACCCTACCAGTGAAATGAAGTACAATTGTACCAGTGTAACCAGGGGATTATCCCTAAGTGATTCCCTACCGATGTAACCAGGGGATTATGCCTAAGTGATTCCCTACCAATGTAACCAGGGGATTATCCCTAAGTGATTCCCTACCGATGTAACCAGGGGATTATCCCTTAGTGATCCCCTACCGATGTAACCAGGGGATTATCCCTTAGTGATCCCCTACTGATGTAACCAGGGGATTATCCCATAGTAATCCCTACCAGTGAAACGAAGTACAATTGTACCAGTGTAACCAGGGGATTATCCCTAAGTGATTCCCTACCAATGTAACCAGGGGATTATCCCTTAGTGATCCCCTACCAGTGTAACCAGGGGATTATCTCTTAGTAATAGTGTAACCAGGGGATTATCCCTTAGTGATCCCATACCAGTGTAACTAATTGATTATTCCTTtgattttaccattacttggtaTTTGTACTACTGTATGTTCATGTTCTTGTTTGTCTCTTTCAGGCCCTTGTTATTGCTGGTATTGGTGACATCGCCCGTCCTGCCGAGAAGCTAAGTCTATTTCAGTCTGGTGCCTTAGCAGCTACAGGTGAGTCCAGTTGAAGCTTGTTAAACTACAAAAGGAATCTATTGAATATGATCAGGTATTCACACAGCTGTTTGTATAGTTGTAGCCATGCCTTGCAAGATACTCTATCCACTGACTGTCAGTGGCAACATTTCTATTAAAAGATTGGTCATAATCTGATGACTTCTGAAAAGATTTGACCAGTCTTCTTGTATTTACAGAGTATGCAaaattttctaaatattttgGTGTATCAGtttgtcaaggtcacaattaATAGAAAACGCTGTCATTGCTTCTGACAGCTAGTTATATGATAGTAATCCGGAAATGTTTAAAGCTAGTTTATACTCTCTTTATGGACATCTTTCTTGAAACTTGAGATATTGAAGTTAATCATTTGCTTTCATTACACACAGGTATTATATGGGCCAGATATTCTCTAGTTATCATCCCCAAGAACTACAACCTCTTCCTTGTAAATATCTTCGTTGGTGCAACCGGTATCCTTCAGCTCAGCAGAATCTACACGTATGTACCTATTGGCAAAATCAGTACCAGTGCTGgttttttatggaggcgtttacgcctgccatattacaatcacctacgagttgtgacgtcacaatctctcactttcattttcgttatatttcctttcacagttcattttgtagtttctttcggttcatatatgatgtagttgaactatatatacatttatgaaaactatcaagactacaaataaagtgctattacatgaaaaaaggtatattcagtataaatttttcttcggcggaagcccggaatttgagacctctggtggtaatttctgtaactaggggtaatgattcgcttatactattagttccaagtatgaggcacctcattgtagtccgtcattcaaagtagatgtgcacagaaatgtattaactatgctgataatgttgtgaacatttcaggaactattttgaataaacaataagaataatgtcttgtaaatatctacacctgcatcgatttttgcaaatctatatcgaaaatactgtttgaagggagataactgcgagattctgacgttaccttacagaggacacttgtttataactactaggaataaagacggcaagcgcaaacaaattcccgattttcataataccctccaGGTTTGGGCTAAccacatttcttttgtttacaacttggtagtttgttcacgagattttatgagatttggtccgatatttagcgatcacgtgttccgtctgtttacgtgagcgagcactctgtcaaaatggaggcacgtggacacgggcttcacacgaagcatcaaagtgtgatgtttgtcgctagaaattaatatctatcaacatgaattaaaggcaagttgcttacaaagtttaaatctgtttgaaataagcgtttgtttatttaggacgaaactgtttacgataagttgttcaagcctggccagaccacaaaatcacaatatctactgcgattatagtccgaattttctgacgatcttgctaaatactatatgcagactttaatcagctttaaggcgatatcaacaccagaacccttcggattactgcgataactgatcgaagtccctgtgtttcaaatctatgaatcggTAGACCTAGAGTGATctacgtgatggcgtgatggaattcgatcgtttattttttaaaactaagaaaactggcacatatctgtcgtggtggtcatttgtgctgtaccttccccgacagggacaatatacataatctgggtttttgtgataaggtttaatgcagtagctactcgcactcgtaatatatatgaaaatgctaaattattattgaaccagcttgtcttatttatatattattcagctcacgattcaaccttttcaaatgttttcatgtaatatatatacatgtatacatttgtacgcaccaagctgtgaaatgtttgtattacatagaatatttaaacaatacaaagtcattgtaaattaacaaaatgtataccaattgcattttaacctattagtacaactttttgttgttttcatgtaatataactttttgttgttttcatgtaaaatgataaatacatgtatatctattggcaatcgatatatcaaatccatataatataagactttatcaaatatcaatattcctcataactttcaaaataaatctatatttgcttttgaaatttaattaaaaatgtttgattttcatgtcatgaacaaatcccttaaaatgctcatcaatctccttattggtctccagaaagtgtgaaaataaatgaaacttttttgtcaataattctatttattatgaattcatgtataaccatttaggttttttccaatgttgacctttaaaactatatatatatatacaagcaacaatctgtgggatgtcaaatatggaaggctatagctgtttcaggataaattgccaaaaatgcttataagtactgtttcttatcacggatcacatatattgggtttttgactattatgtgttattgctacttaagtgtgattttttttcggcttaagtgataatgtatttctttgtacttatgtgcaacagacatcgcgagagtttaattctcctacatgtaatattgactcctacaaaaagaagttgagtgatcatgagtggttgactacgagaggcattttatcaaatctcatattgaccatactgattgctcatgatcatatttcatccggcctagtaaactctagaaaaaaacatcttaatttatgaaagtagctaactcctttaatgtatgtgtaaaaattaagtatacaatttgtatatatatatcgtacaaaacatcaaacttctaatatggtagatatgaaacatacatttaggctgactgcctgataatataatacaatttgtagagtttacaatcctttgacattcagctcataatatacaccattataatttgatatgtcgtcatgcgtcggtcttcttcttaagaccaagatatcgcagaatgttgtacaaaaggttctaaagctgttttatcaaaattgttaatttcatggtccctatgtgtcgcattctccctggggagaggatacattttactatagtttatataggaaactcatcacacatattttagcataatttgttattaatttgggtcacatttttaAGAATCCGCCCCTTTAAAGGTGTGTGaaatgtatcaaggtcaaataatcaaaatgacgcagatatggcacttttaaaaagaaattcctaccaaaatgaaaaaatgacccaaaactgcacatacacatgaaggttggatatttggcaaacagatacatgtaacatgtgtaactggctacaaatattgagtttatctctctgaccttgaccttcattcacattttaaagaaccggctcttatgaaggtgtgtgtgaagtttcaagggcaaattattaaaaatgatgcagacatgccctttaaagaatgttttcttgccaaaatccaaaattatccataaattgcaattcaattgttggctcaaaaggggtcaatttggctcaattgacataaataacttcttctctgaaactaagcaatcgatatagctcatacttgactggtagcatccttttgggtagagattcaaaattgtaaaaatggtggggttgacccccgggggggggggggggggcagggtcaaaaggggtcaattggtttctctgaaactaagttatggatataactcacattggtgtggtagcaatccctatggggttgtacccaaagtcaatttcatttcatggattaattgcacaatttggtataaaacctacatttgtatggtagcttggttatggggtgggtattcaaaattgtacgaatgttggggttaacctcctggggctgaaggatgggaccaaaataggtcaatttcgctaaTTTCGACaattttagaataacaataaaccaatgtacatgtacccatataaaatgcttatgatatattgacatagaaataccagcgacaaaGAAATTTgagcatcattcttgtttcatatctcataaaaccaggtgagcgatacaggccctctgggcctcttgttttatctgtgaaaccattcggatcccaactccataatcttgctggacaccaagagatgaacacaatcctgatgtaaaaataggcccaaggttcttatacaatcatattgaattgatatcaaatataaaaaagttttcttcaatattttgcatgtaaaacgctgtatatttatatacagtacctatagctactaggctattatctacatcttggtggtaaattaaaaagcaacaaatcacaaatcacagtttattgttaatattgacattggatctattaaaatagatggaattgatatctaattttgaaataattgtccttaaaaatgaggtctttgttaaaaaaaagtgtaataacttttaaaagctgtcaatctaattttgatattattctaagatcaaaatagaaaggaataaacaattttgtttacaagatattgaaagatattgaaagacattgcacactttcaacaaaaaaagtagcagacactccctgtattttcaatacatatcgtgtattgctATAACTTATTGAAATGCTTATCTTATTGTTTCGACgtttctaatacccaggcctataaaatataagtttgttttaaacacataaatgcaaattttgaactacttaagtataaaagatggtttaaagtatgaatgttaatgacatgtacctaagtagacgttgatttgaaaaaaaatttaaaatgtttgactttttaagtaaaggtttgattgaaataagaaatgtttaactacttttagaagtaggtttgcaacttttaagatggttaaaaccattatgtacatcggaacagtctaaaccattacattcatcaggactgtgaaaaccattatgtccggttggtttgacacatttaagtggaaatgtttag is a window encoding:
- the LOC117327477 gene encoding mitochondrial pyruvate carrier 2-like → MKGLSVIYRTAVSLGDRVVPARFADTWNHPAGPKTIFFWAPSFKWALVIAGIGDIARPAEKLSLFQSGALAATGIIWARYSLVIIPKNYNLFLVNIFVGATGILQLSRIYTHQQSIKNKDSELQK